In a single window of the Gossypium hirsutum isolate 1008001.06 chromosome D02, Gossypium_hirsutum_v2.1, whole genome shotgun sequence genome:
- the LOC121214507 gene encoding uncharacterized protein, protein MYSGLRTPRKKTAEEMLGNLSINAIFEEKSEEGSTSGIYPVEPGSEEKQILPHEETIETMILEEGKVIKIGTCIAEEVKQDLVKLLREFKDVFAWSYQDMPGLRATYQRAMVTLFHDMMHKELEVYVDDMIAKSKTEEEHVQVLKKLFMRLRKFQLKLNLAKCTFGVRSGKLLGFVVSERGIEIDPDKVRAIQELPPPHTQKEVRGFLGRLNYIAQFISQLTEKCDPIFRLFKKHNPSVWDEECQKTFEKVKHYLSNAPVLMPPCPDKPLILYLAVFKNSMGRVLGQHDESGRKEREIYYLIYVNEKAVKGSAIAEFLASRALDDYEPLNFDFPNEDLVYIATVEKDFQEGGPWRLSFDGALNAIGNGIGAVLVSPSGDYYPFTSKLDFDCTNNMAVYEACIMGIRAAIERKIKVLEVYGDSALVIYQLKGEWETRDPKLVRYRKLVMELIEEFDSITFSYLPRDENQMADALATLASMFKVNKLEDMKPIQISIYEAPAHCCSIDNEEGKDDHPWYYDILRYVKSREYPDHATENDKKTLKRLAIDYVLDGEILYKKGKDQVLLRCVDAVEAKEILEEVHEGICGTHANGFTIARQIMRFGTSTGATPFSLVYGMETVLPIEVEIPSL, encoded by the exons ATGTATTCTGGACTGAGGACTCCAAGAAAGAAGACCGCAGAGGAAATGTTAGGAAACTTAAGCATCAATGCCATATTTGAAGAAAAATCTGAAGAAGGAAGTACATCAGGCATCTATCCCGTTGAACCTGGGAGT gaagagaaacagattctacctcaCGAGGAGACGATAGAGACAATGATCCTGGAAGAGGGAAAGGTGATAAAGATTGGCACGTGCATAGCTGAAGAAGTGAAACAAGACCTCGTTAAATTACttcgagagttcaaagatgtcttcgcatggtcataccaagatatgccgggGTTAA GGGCAACGTATCAGAGGGCCATGGTAACattgttccatgatatgatgcataaggagTTAGaggtctatgttgatgacatgattgcaaaatctaAAACAGAAGAGGAACATGTGCAGGTCCTTAAGAAATTATTtatgaggttgagaaaatttcagctaAAGCTAAATCTAGCAAAATGCACATTTGGGGTCAGATCAGGAAAATTGCTTGGGTTCGTGGTCAGTGAGAGAGGAATTGAGATTGATCCTGACAAAGTAAGAGCAATACAAGAATTACCCCCACCGCATACTcaaaaggaggttcgaggttttctAGGAAGGCTGAACTATATTGCTCAGTTCATCTCACAGCTAACTGAGAAATGCGACCCCATATTTCGCCTCTTCAAGAAACATAATCCtagtgtatgggatgaggaatgtcaaaaaacttttgaaaaagtcaAACATTACTTATCCAACGCCCCAGTGCTGATGCCACCCTGCCCAGACAAACCGCTtatactgtatttggcagtatttAAAAATTCCATGGGACgcgtgcttggtcaacatgatgaATCCGGACGAAAGGAAAGAGAAatctactatctca tctatgtaaACGAGAAGGCGgtcaaagggagtgcaatagcagaatTCCTAGCAAGTAGGGCTCTGgatgattatgagccattgaacttcgatttcccaaatgaagatttGGTGTATATCGCAACTGTAGAGAAAGATTTCCAAGAAGGTGGTCCTTGGAGGTTGAGTTTTGACGGAGCTTTAAATGCTATAGGCAACGGAATTGGGGCAGTACTCGTGTCTCCTAGTGGAGATTATTATCCTTTCACTAGCAAATTGGACTTTgactgcacaaataatatggctgTGTATGAAGCTTGCATTATGGGCATCCGGGCAGCCATAGAGCGGAAAATTAAGGTGCTAGAGGTATACGGGGACTCTGCATtagtaatttatcagctcaaaggggaatgggaaacaagagacccgaaGTTGGTCCGCTATCGAAAATTGGTTATGGAATTGATTGAGGAATTTGACAGTATCACCTTTAGTTACCTCCCgcgagatgaaaaccagatggcagatgctttggccACTTTAGCCTCCATGTTTAAAGTGAACAAATTAGAAGATATGAAGCCTATCCAGATCAGCATCTATGAGGCTCCAGCCCATTGTTGCAGCATTGACAATGAAGAGGGaaaggatgatcacccttggtactatgacatattgcgatatgtgaagaGTCGTGAGTACCCTGACCATGCGACAGAAAATGATAAGAAGACATTAAAGAGATTAGCCATTGACTATGTCCTAGATGgggaaattttgtataaaaagggaaaagatcaaGTATTGTTGAGGTGTGTGGATGCTGTCGAGGCAAaagaaattttagaagaagtgcATGAAGGTATCTGTGGAACGCATGCCAACGGCTTCACGATTgccagacaaattatgagatttgg gacctctactggggcaacaccgtTTTCTTTAGTCTATGGGATGGAAACAGTTTTACCCATAGAAGTTGAAATTCCTTCCCTCTGA